Proteins found in one Acidobacteriota bacterium genomic segment:
- a CDS encoding histidine kinase, whose protein sequence is MSSREDSGAYLKPVSSEIPVAVGKPKRIIIVEHEALFAEVWRTLLLTRYGPAITVEMYQDPLKALEVIGPDVSLLMVDLELPLFGGRKMFELAKERGVAPRRMVILSTRDANELHQLFPDGCCLAVINKHEPNQQNAFLMILDSIVKRH, encoded by the coding sequence ATGAGCTCGCGCGAGGACTCCGGGGCGTACCTCAAGCCGGTCTCTTCGGAGATTCCGGTCGCGGTGGGCAAGCCCAAGCGGATCATCATCGTCGAGCACGAAGCGCTCTTCGCAGAGGTCTGGCGCACGCTCCTCCTCACGCGCTACGGCCCGGCGATTACGGTCGAGATGTACCAGGACCCGCTCAAGGCGCTCGAGGTCATCGGGCCGGACGTCTCACTCCTCATGGTCGACCTCGAGCTGCCGCTCTTCGGCGGGCGGAAGATGTTCGAGCTCGCGAAGGAGCGCGGCGTCGCGCCGCGCCGCATGGTCATCCTCTCGACGCGCGACGCGAACGAGCTCCATCAGCTCTTCCCGGACGGCTGCTGCCTCGCCGTGATCAACAAGCACGAACCGAACCAGCAGAACGCGTTCCTGATG
- a CDS encoding dihydroorotase, whose translation MSGEAVLLRGGRVVDPSRNLDQTLDVLLKDGVIAKVDEKIAAKGAEVVEAAGFVVAPGFVDLHTHLREPGFEYKETIASGTRAAAAGGFTTVCAMANTDPVPDDAPTVAFIVRRARETGVVRVFPIGAVSKGLKGVELSEIGSMKAEGIVAISDDGKPIANGNLMRRALEYASMFSLPVVVHEEDPSIVGAGVMNEGWASTRLGLAGWPNVGESAMVARDVQLAALTGARLHIAHVSTRESLEAIRAARRLGVPVTCEVTPHHLLLTDEDVARSGYDTRFKMNPPLRSEADRAALVAALVEGTIDCVATDHAPHHEDEKNVEFADAPFGVTGLETALPALVDGLLAPRAITLLRLVEVLSTAPARAFALPYGTLAEGAPADVVLFSTTKSTPVTPDGFQSRSKNSPWIARTLKGRVEKTWVAGREVYARGSGPAR comes from the coding sequence ATGAGCGGCGAAGCGGTCCTTCTCCGGGGCGGGCGCGTCGTCGACCCCTCGCGCAACCTCGACCAGACGCTCGACGTCCTCCTGAAGGACGGCGTGATCGCGAAGGTGGACGAGAAGATCGCCGCCAAGGGCGCCGAGGTCGTCGAGGCCGCCGGCTTCGTCGTCGCCCCGGGGTTCGTGGACCTGCACACGCACCTCCGGGAGCCCGGCTTCGAATACAAGGAGACGATCGCGAGCGGCACGCGCGCCGCGGCCGCGGGCGGATTCACGACCGTGTGCGCGATGGCGAACACGGACCCCGTCCCGGACGACGCGCCGACCGTCGCGTTCATCGTGCGGCGCGCCCGGGAGACCGGCGTCGTCCGCGTGTTCCCGATCGGCGCCGTCTCGAAGGGCCTCAAAGGCGTCGAGCTCTCCGAGATCGGCTCGATGAAGGCGGAGGGAATCGTCGCGATCTCCGACGACGGCAAGCCGATCGCGAACGGCAACCTCATGCGCCGCGCCCTCGAGTACGCCTCGATGTTCTCTCTGCCGGTCGTCGTCCACGAGGAGGATCCCTCGATCGTGGGCGCCGGCGTCATGAACGAGGGCTGGGCCTCGACGCGCCTCGGCCTCGCGGGGTGGCCCAACGTGGGCGAGAGCGCAATGGTCGCTCGCGACGTCCAGCTCGCGGCGCTCACGGGCGCCCGGCTTCACATCGCGCACGTTTCGACACGCGAGAGCCTCGAGGCGATCCGCGCGGCCCGCAGGCTCGGCGTTCCCGTCACGTGCGAGGTCACGCCGCACCACCTTCTTCTCACCGACGAGGACGTCGCGCGCTCGGGCTACGACACGCGCTTCAAGATGAACCCGCCGCTGCGCTCCGAGGCCGACCGGGCGGCCCTCGTGGCCGCGCTCGTCGAGGGGACGATCGACTGCGTCGCGACGGACCACGCGCCCCACCACGAGGACGAGAAGAACGTCGAGTTCGCCGACGCCCCGTTCGGCGTGACCGGTCTCGAGACGGCGCTGCCCGCGCTCGTGGACGGGCTCCTCGCGCCGCGCGCGATCACGCTCCTGCGCCTCGTCGAGGTGCTCTCGACAGCTCCGGCGCGGGCCTTCGCCCTCCCGTACGGGACGCTCGCCGAGGGCGCCCCGGCCGACGTCGTGCTCTTCTCGACGACGAAGTCGACGCCGGTGACGCCCGACGGCTTCCAGAGCCGGTCGAAGAACTCGCCATGGATCGCGCGCACGCTCAAGGGACGCGTCGAAAAGACGTGGGTCGCCGGCCGCGAGGTTTACGCGCGCGGCTCCGGGCCGGCACGATGA
- a CDS encoding aspartate carbamoyltransferase catalytic subunit gives MTKRPDSPVPATPRRALSKKDLLDIDGITEDDIRLVLDTAESMREINQRAIKKVPTLRGKLVANLFFENSTRTRFSFEIAERRLSADSIALSAVGTSVAKGETLLDTGRNLMAMAPDAIVIRHSRSGAPHLLARNLPCAVVNAGDGTHEHPTQALLDAFTIRRAKGTLAGLRVAICGDVANSRVARSNVSLLTKMGAGVTLCGPRTLLPAEIERTGARIATRIEEAIEGADVVMILRVQKERGGGLGFPSDREYYEQFGLTPERRKLAKKDAIVMHPGPMNRGVEIDSAVADGPDSVILEQVENGVAVRMAVLYLLIGASGDDE, from the coding sequence GTGACGAAGCGTCCCGATTCCCCCGTCCCCGCCACACCCCGTCGCGCGCTTTCGAAGAAGGACCTCCTCGACATCGACGGGATCACCGAGGACGACATCCGCCTCGTCCTCGACACCGCCGAATCCATGCGCGAGATCAACCAGCGCGCGATCAAAAAGGTCCCGACGCTGCGCGGCAAGCTCGTCGCGAACCTCTTCTTCGAGAACTCCACCCGGACGAGGTTCTCCTTCGAGATCGCCGAGCGACGCCTTTCGGCCGACTCGATTGCGCTCTCGGCGGTCGGGACGTCCGTCGCCAAGGGCGAGACGCTCCTCGATACGGGACGAAACCTCATGGCGATGGCTCCCGACGCGATCGTGATCCGGCACTCGCGTTCCGGCGCGCCGCACCTCCTCGCCCGGAACCTCCCGTGCGCCGTCGTGAACGCCGGCGACGGGACGCACGAGCACCCCACGCAGGCGCTTCTCGACGCCTTCACGATCCGCCGCGCGAAGGGCACGCTCGCGGGCCTGCGCGTGGCGATCTGCGGCGACGTCGCGAACAGCCGCGTCGCGCGCTCGAACGTCTCGCTCCTCACGAAGATGGGCGCGGGCGTGACGCTCTGCGGGCCGCGCACGCTGCTTCCGGCCGAGATCGAGCGGACGGGCGCCCGGATCGCAACCCGGATCGAGGAGGCGATCGAGGGGGCCGACGTGGTGATGATCCTGCGCGTCCAGAAGGAGCGCGGCGGCGGCCTCGGATTTCCCTCGGATCGCGAATACTACGAGCAGTTCGGCCTGACCCCGGAGCGCCGGAAGCTCGCGAAGAAGGACGCCATCGTGATGCACCCCGGCCCCATGAACCGCGGCGTGGAGATCGACTCGGCCGTCGCGGACGGCCCCGACTCCGTGATCCTCGAGCAGGTCGAGAACGGCGTCGCCGTGCGTATGGCCGTGCTCTACCTCCTGATCGGCGCGAGCGGAGACGACGAATGA
- the pyrR gene encoding bifunctional pyr operon transcriptional regulator/uracil phosphoribosyltransferase PyrR codes for MGEAAGTYRKVRLLDAVGMARAISRMSHEVVEAEGGTEGFVLIGIRTRGVPLAKRLASEIERTEGVKIPVGLLDITLYRDDLTTVASSPVLKKTEIPFKVEGRNVILCDDVLFTGRTVRAAMDAILDFGRPRKILLAVLMDRGRRELPIEAQYVGKRIATSATEIVSVTFRETDGEDDVWLLDREAAKPLPKASPKAAPAKTPSARRRPRKK; via the coding sequence ATGGGAGAGGCCGCGGGGACCTACCGCAAAGTTCGCCTGCTCGACGCCGTCGGGATGGCGCGGGCGATTTCGCGCATGTCGCACGAGGTCGTCGAGGCCGAAGGGGGCACCGAGGGCTTCGTCCTCATCGGAATCCGGACGCGCGGCGTCCCGCTCGCGAAGCGCCTCGCCTCCGAGATCGAGCGCACCGAGGGCGTGAAGATCCCGGTCGGTCTGCTCGACATCACCCTCTACCGCGACGATCTGACGACCGTCGCGTCCTCGCCGGTCCTCAAGAAGACCGAGATCCCGTTCAAGGTCGAGGGGCGGAACGTGATCCTGTGCGACGACGTGCTCTTCACCGGGCGGACGGTGCGGGCCGCCATGGACGCGATCCTGGATTTCGGGCGCCCGCGCAAGATTCTCCTGGCGGTCCTCATGGACCGGGGCCGCCGTGAGCTGCCGATCGAGGCCCAGTACGTCGGCAAGCGGATCGCGACCTCCGCGACCGAGATCGTCTCCGTGACGTTCAGGGAGACGGACGGGGAGGACGACGTGTGGCTCCTCGACCGCGAGGCCGCGAAGCCGCTGCCGAAAGCCTCCCCGAAAGCGGCGCCCGCGAAGACTCCGTCGGCCCGCCGGCGACCGAGGAAGAAGTAG